The following proteins are encoded in a genomic region of Silene latifolia isolate original U9 population unplaced genomic scaffold, ASM4854445v1 scaffold_79, whole genome shotgun sequence:
- the LOC141640439 gene encoding uncharacterized protein LOC141640439, producing MSKRQNIESLDHLLRDLCDPNQLFGGNVVVFRGDFRQTLPILPRKSQHEVVEASLFSSHLWLRLIKFSLTENLRAKDDPEFAKFLLALGNGELRTKQFESIELPDGIVKVLDQSNPNPIAGLAALAFPELELGTFDSNLFTDRAILTPLNDDVDAINDALIDQFPGQSVTYTSHDSMLDDTCASICFEFINKLNPGGMSSHKLILQENCPVILIRNLQPSFGLCNGTRLICKRFLPNTVEFVIMTGQNRGDIVLIPRIKLRPAPSANYPFQFQRNQFPLKLSFAMTVNKCQGQTLSQVAVYLPRPCFSHGQLYVALFRARKAKQVTVVAAPGPQTVPATFARNVVSYEALTLAGIVSPTTT from the coding sequence ATGTCAAAGCGCCAGAATATTGAGTCTCTAGACCATCTTCTTCGAGACTTGTGTGACCCAAACCAGCTTTTTGGGGGAAACGTAGTTGTATTCAGAGGTGACTTTCGGCAAACACTTCCTATTCTACCTCGAAAATCACAGCACGAAGTCGTAGAAGCGAGTTTGTTCAGCTCACACCTCTGGCTAAGGCTTATTAAGTTTAGCCTGACTGAAAACCTCCGTGCTAAAGATGATCCTGAATTTGCAAAGTTTTTACTTGCACTTGGCAATGGCGAGTTACGGACAAAACAGTTTGAGAGCATTGAACTACCGGATGGTATTGTCAAAGTTCTGGACCAGTCAAATCCAAATCCAATTGCTGGTTTAGCGGCACTTGCATTTCCAGAATTAGAACTTGGGACATTTGACTCCAACCTATTTACAGATCGAGCTATTTTAACACCCTTAAATGACGATGTTGATGCCATTAATGACGCTCTAATTGACCAGTTCCCAGGGCAATCTGTAACGTACACAAGTCACGATTCAATGTTAGATGACACCTGTGCGTCTATCTGCTTTGAGTTCATCAACAAATTGAATCCTGGGGGAATGAGTTCTCACAAACTTATACTTCAAGAAAATTGCCCTGTTATTCTGATTCGGAACCTCCAGCCATCATTTGGCTTATGCAATGGCACACGACTGATATGCAAGAGGTTTTTACCAAACACAGTTGAATTTGTCATTATGACTGGGCAAAACAGGGGAGATATCGTGCTGATACCACGGATCAAACTCCGCCCAGCTCCTTCAGCTAACTATCCTTTTCAATTCCAGAGGAACCAGTTTCCATTAAAGCTCAGCTTTGCAATGACAGTCAACAAGTGTCAAGGCCAAACTTTAAGCCAAGTAGCTGTGTACCTACCTCGCCCGTGTTTCTCTCATGGGCAGCTATATGTCGCACTATTCAGAGCGCGGAAAGCAAAACAAGTTACAGTTGTCGCAGCACCAGGCCCACAAACAGTTCCCGCTACCTTCGCCAGAAACGTCGTATCATATGAAGCTCTAACCCTTGCCGGAATTGTATCACCTACTACCACTTAA
- the LOC141640440 gene encoding uncharacterized protein LOC141640440, whose protein sequence is MHAVKYLYKYIYKGHDRVSFSLAEGEEPQAVDEILQYQTGRWVSPCEVDWRIFGFDLFETQPPVMILQVHLPNMQTIRLRPTNNLADFIADEKRSRTPLTEFFRTSATEGCLKLLYGEFTEHYCWDTGSRTWEKRRNKVIAIGGGFVAPAEGERFFLRLLLLHIRGPTSFEYLKTVDGYVCATFQEAALRHRLLEEEDAAELCMAEACAMQMPIALRRLFSTLLIFA, encoded by the coding sequence ATGCACGCAGTGAAATATTTATATAAGTATATATACAAAGGCCACGACAGGGTATCCTTCAGTTTAGCTGAAGGTGAAGAACCTCAAGCAGTAGATGAAATTTTGCAATACCAAACAGGCCGGTGGGTATCTCCATGCGAAGTAGATTGGCGAATATTTGGTTTTGATCTATTTGAGACACAACCACCGGTGATGATCCTGCAGGTGCACCTCCCAAACATGCAGACAATACGCCTGAGGCCAACAAATAATTTGGCTGATTTCATTGCTGATGAAAAAAGAAGCCGCACACCCCTAACTGAGTTTTTCAGGACAAGTGCAACCGAAGGATGCCTCAAACTGTTGTACGGGGAATTCACAGAACACTACTGTTGGGATACTGGGTCTAGAACTTGGGAAAAAAGGAGGAACAAAGTTATTGCAATTGGCGGTGGTTTTGTAGCACCAGCCGAAGGTGAAAGGTTTTTCCTAAGGCTGTTGTTACTACACATCCGAGGTCCCACCTCGTTTGAGTATTTGAAAACGGTGGACGGATACGTATGTGCAACGTTCCAAGAGGCAGCCTTGCGACACAGATTGCTTGAAGAAGAGGATGCCGCCGAATTATGTATGGCAGAGGCGTGCGCAATGCAGATGCCTATTGCACTTCGTcgccttttctcaacattgctaaTTTTCGCCTAA
- the LOC141640441 gene encoding uncharacterized protein LOC141640441 yields the protein MALVHSFGKPDLFVTMTCNANWPEIKEQLASGEEAQNRPDLVARVFRAKLLALKKQIIEKQIFGEVAAYVYVVEFQKRGLPHVHFLIILKDGYRLKCPADFDKFVSAEIPPMTNPSLRKSVLKHMIHGPCGNLNPACSCMKHPNTLGCCKFNYPKPYTSDTIINGSGYPDYRRRNTGEVVVIWKHNMDNRWVIPYNPY from the coding sequence ATGGCTCTTGTTCATAGTTTTGGGAAACCAGATTTGTTTGTCACCATGACGTGCAATGCTAACTGGCCTGAAATAAAAGAACAACTAGCCTCAGGAGAGGAGGCACAGAATAGACCAGACTTAGTAGCTAGAGTCTTCCGTGCTAAGCTTCTAGCGCTGAAGAAACAAATTATAGAAAAGCAAATCTTTGGCGAAGTGGCTGCGTACGTATATGTAGTTGAATTCCAAAAAAGGGGTCTCCCTCATGTCCACTTCCTTATAATTTTGAAGGATGGGTATAGGCTGAAATGCCCAGCagattttgacaaatttgttTCTGCTGAAATACCGCCTATGACAAACCCATCCCTTCGTAAGTCTGTGCTTAAGCACATGATACACGGTCCTTGTGGCAATCTTAATCCTGCATGTTCGTGTATGAAACATCCCAACACACTAGGGTGCTGCAAATTTAATTACCCAAAGCCCTACACGTCTGATACTATAATTAATGGTTCTGGATATCCGGACTATAGGAGGCGCAACACAGGCGAGGTGGTTGTTATATGGAAGCACAATATGGACAACAGATGGGTTATCCCTTATAACCCATACTAA
- the LOC141640442 gene encoding uncharacterized protein LOC141640442 — MVNIGFCNVRGLNKWNKQGDIRRFLHINKLSLFGLVETRVKIKNKDRIQAGFSSPWQIIDNSEVKDSGRIWLLWDSSQVMVNCIRKDLQVIHAQVTNLVNGFGWTCFLVYRCNADSDRVVLWDSMIALKANVHGPWLVMGYFNNVLYVDERIGSQVSDAEVKGFQNCVDVCGLYDLVSTGAYFTWKNKQEGDARVYSRIDRVLANDDWILNGPNGVVTFLPEGLYDHSPCLIELGEDIERRKGTFKYFNMWGKHAEFKNIVTETWRQPIYGCYMFQLVKKLKYLKHPLKKLNNGRYGDIENTAMVAKLLLESIQKQLHNDPRNVQLHQKVSFTRWSAFAATTYGLGMLSISIFLLLLRRLAVYLRNRVV, encoded by the coding sequence ATGGTTAATATAGGATTTTGTAATGTTAGAGGCCTTAATAAATGGaataagcaaggtgatattaggAGATTCTTGCATATTAATAAATTAAGCCTGTTTGGTTTGGTTGAAACCAGGGtcaaaataaagaataaagatAGGATACAAGCTGGGTTTAGTAGTCCCTGGCAAATAATTGATAATAGTGAGGTAAAAGATAGTGGTAGAATCTGGTTGTTGTGGGATTCCTCACAGGTTATGGTTAACTGCATTAGGAAGGATTTGCAGGTCATTCATGCTCAGGTTACTAATCTGGTGAATGGGTTTGGATGGACTTGCTTTTTGGTGTATAGGTGCAATGCTGATTCTGATAGAGTTGTTCTTTGGGACTCTATGATTGCTCTTAAAGCTAATGTCCATGGACCTTGGCTTGTAATGGGATATTTTAATAATGTTTTGTATGTGGATGAAAGGATTGGGTCTCAGGTGAGTGATGCTGAGGTTAAAGGGTTTCAGAACTGTGTGGATGTGTGTGGCTTGTATGACTTGGTCTCTACAGGTGCCTATTTCACCTGGAAGAATAAACAGGAGGGTGATGCTAGGGTTTATAGTAGGATTGACAGGGTTCTGGCAAATGATGATTGGATCTTGAATGGACCTAATGGTGTTGTTACTTTCCTTCCTGAGGGGCTTTATGATCATAGTCCTTGCTTGATTGAGCTAGGAGAGGATATTGAGAGAAGGAAGGGtacttttaaatattttaatatgtgggggaaACATGCTGAGTTTAAGAATATAGTCACTGAGACTTGGAGACAACCTATTTATGGCTGTTATATGTTTCAGTTGGTCAAAAAGCTTAAGTATCTGAAGCACCCTCTGAAGAAGCTGAATAATGGGAGATATGGGGATATTGAGAATACTGCCATGGTTGCTAAATTGCTGTTGGAAAGTATCCAGAAACAGTTGCACAATGACCCTAGGAATGTGCAGCTTCACCAAAAGGTGTCATTCACAAGGTGGAGTGCATTTGCAGCAACTACCTATGGGCTGGGCATGCTGAGTATAAGCATTTTCCTCCTGTTGCTTAGGAGACTTGCTGTTTACCTAAGGAACAGGGTGGTTTAA